Proteins encoded within one genomic window of Hermetia illucens chromosome 2, iHerIll2.2.curated.20191125, whole genome shotgun sequence:
- the LOC119648030 gene encoding probable leucine--tRNA ligase, mitochondrial has protein sequence MISMISKSCSAFDRPRVFSFVRCLTQNCTGFKDFELTSSTKVQIESHWRDHINKIHFDPLKACDKFYVLSMFPYPSGNLHMGHVRVYTISDAMARFHRMNGKNVFHPIGWDAFGLPAENAAIERKIEPAIWTKQNIAQMKTQLQSLGCSFDWAHELSTCDEKYYRWTQQLFLMLYKDGLVYQKEALVNWDPVDKTVLADEQVDSNGCSWRSGAKVQKKLLKQWFIKTTKFAKSLLEGLDDPILQDWRDIINLQKHWIGECNGYDFHLKLLSDDSAHDSHSLRIWTTNPEYLLDPNAFVVIKSDHYLTKFPNIYQLENPFTGKAMKIICHDDVFFPDFCDVYFAAPNLCQRDMDLANFLSMPTEKYSPDMNTIRENRKYVLSRAQKLNIGGYPVSSKLQDWLISRQRFWGTPIPIINCDSCGPVPVEERELPVLLPEKNPANEFEEKFVRCPKCGNEEAKRETDTMDTFVDSSWYFARFLDPNNIHEIFNKNLAKKCMPVDLYIGGKEHAVLHLYYARFINHFLYSKGWVPHPEPFTRLLVQGMVKGRSFRVQSSGKYLKESEVEILDAKRNKAIEKSTGERVVIAWEKMSKSKMNGVEPTEMISQYGCDTTRLIILADVAPMSHRNWSTTTFPGILNWQKRLWLTINDFYNVRNAPELDIPKGENIESEDCKLYDARNYYIKGATFHYRYTHQLSVAISKMQGLTNSLRRTPKDVIKYGKEYERALASQLVMLAPMAPHFASELWAKFVSTPNRINEDSEDIKWTDDVLEQMWPNVDMEYNLDLIIKVNGIERASVKIPRQKLDRMTYEEVLETALKVEAVTTFIGNKIIRTSNYASYPGCDGVLNIYLDRPLEEKVSKKGSVGEEISQAIK, from the exons GATTTCGAGTTGACCAGCTCcacaaaagttcaaattgaaaGTCATTGGCGAGACCATATTAATAAGATACATTTCGATCCACTCAAAGCATGTGATAAGTTCTATGTGCTGTCCATGTTTCCCTATCCATCCGGAAATTTACATATGGGACATGTTCGCGTTTACACTATAAGTGATGCAATGGCTCGTTTCCATCGAAtgaatggaaaaaatgttttccaTCCAATTGGATGGGATGCATTCGGATTGCCTGCTGAGAATGCCGCAATCGAAAGAAAAATTGAACCTGCCATTTGGACTAAGCAAAACATTGCACAGATGAAAACACAACTACAATCGCTTGGATGTTCATTCGATTGGGCCCATGAGTTATCAACTTGTGACGAAAAGTATTATAGATGGACGCAGCAATTGTTCTTAATGCTGTATAAGGATGGATTGGTGTATCAGAAGGAG GCGCTCGTCAACTGGGATCCAGTTGATAAAACAGTTCTTGCCGACGAACAAGTTGATTCGAATGGATGCTCCTGGCGTTCAGGGGCTAAAGTGCAGAAAAAATTACTGAAGCAATGGTTCAtaaaaactacaaaatttgcaAAATCCCTTCTCGAGGGTTTGGACGATCCTATCCTTCAAGATTGGCGTGATATCATCAACTTACAAAAGCATTGGATTGGAGAATGCAACGGCTACGATTTCCACTTAAAGCTTCTCTCAGATGACAGTGCGCACGATAGTCATAGTTTACGAATCTGGACAACCAATCCAGAGTACTTATTGGACCCTAATGCATTTGTCGTGATCAAATCGGATCATTATTTAacgaaatttccaaatatttatcAACTAGAAAATCCATTCACTGGGAAAGCGATGAAGATAATATGCCATGACGATGTCTTTTTCCCGGACTTTTGTGATGTTTATTTTGCAGCCCCAAATTTATGCCAACGCGATATGGACTTGGCGAACTTCTTATCAATGCCCACTGAAAAATATTCACCAGACATGAACACTATTCGCGAAAATCGAAAATACGTTTTATCACGAGCCCAGAAGTTAAATATTGGCGGGTATCCAGTCAGTTCAAAACTTCAAGACTGGTTGATATCACGTCAGCGGTTCTGGGGCACACCCATTCCCATAATTAATTGTGACAGCTGCGGCCCGGTGCCGGTTGAGGAAAGAGAACTGCCCGTTTTGCTACCTGAGAAAAATCCAGCGAATGAGTTTGAAGAAAAGTTTGTGCGATGCCCGAAATGTGGAAATGAAGAAGCTAAAAGAGAAACCGATACCATGGACACTTTTGTGGACAGCTCGTGGTACTTCGCAAGATTTTTAGATCCAAATAATATTCAcgaaattttcaacaagaatCTCGCAAAAAAGTGTATGCCAGTCGATTTGTATATTGGAGGCAAAGAGCATGCTGTATTGCATCTGTATTATGCGCGGTTTATAAACCATTTTTTGTATAGCAAAGGATGGGTACCACATCCTGAACCATTCACCCGATTGTTGGTTCAAGGAATGGTGAAGGGACGATCGTTTCGAGTACAAAGTtctggaaaatatttgaaagaatcAGAG GTGGAAATTCTTGATGCAAAAAGGAATAAGGCGATCGAGAAATCCACTGGTGAACGTGTCGTTATAGCTTGGGAGAAAATGTCGAAATCGAAAATGAATGGAGTTGAACCCACAGAGATGATTTCCCAGTACGGGTGCGATACAACACGATTAATTATCTTAGCTGACGTTGCTCCGATGTCACATAGGAACTGGTCCACGACGA CTTTCCCCGGAATACTGAATTGGCAAAAACGATTATGGCTTACAATTAATGATTTCTACAATGTAAGAAATGCTCCTGAACTCGACATTCCCAAGGGTGAGAATATTGAATCCGAAGACTGCAAACTGTATGACGCCAGAAACTACTACATCAAAGGCGCCACATTTCACTACAGATACACCCATCAGTTGAGCGTAGCCATTTCAAAAATGCAGGGACTTACAAACTCCCTACGA AGAACACCGAAAGATGTAATTAAATACGGCAAAGAATACGAACGTGCATTGGCTTCACAATTAGTTATGCTGGCTCCCATGGCACCTCATTTTGCGTCAGAATTATGGGCTAAATTTGTGTCCACCCCCAATCGGATTAATGAGGATTCCGAGGATATCAAGTGGACAGACGATGTACTCGAACAAATGTGGCCAAATGTTGATATGGAGTATAATTTGGATTTAATTATAAAG GTGAACGGAATCGAAAGAGCTTCAGTTAAAATTCCCCGTCAAAAACTGGACAGGATGACCTACGAAGAAGTGCTGGAAACTGCTTTGAAAGTTGAAGCGGTGACGACATTCATTGGAAACAAAATAATTCGAACCAGCAACTATGCTTCGTATCCTGGATGCGATGGAGTGTTAAATATATATTTGGATCGTCCGTTGGAGGAGAAAGTGAGCAAAAAAGGCTCGGTCGGAGAGGAAATTTCACAGGcgattaaataa
- the LOC119650141 gene encoding uncharacterized protein LOC119650141: protein MSISKLRGKSAIAVQNDNNTSNHNASKLMKPYVPPTTTSLLKIEPFVPTFSTRFRKPIYRSYSTLSSSYFKRINDQKHHHRISRFPERGHLQHQRSKSTLSASTKTSQNGVYRIIRATEDQEKLPDRINYDRRGLTAIPIFENESNLRLLSLQHNLINVFHIPDESASQKTGSDCDTSGTENGKVASTPTENTGSVKPPKDGSNPKLVISGYAQIPEGVECLNLTTSGANTVAVPPSSIIPSSPNMLSPNTALAKHSFVKKSTLLHAHQKYNTLKKSKSFMNNYPPHFNTALKYNIQQGSPLMRYGPTASIVNVTSFGGEANHHTALEQDTEKCSEANSIQDLKVKNNQLSPSYGITFQNLVFLDLYDNQIEKISNLDGLKNLTVLLLGKNRITEITGLASVKNTLRVLDLHGNKIANIVNRINCLQHLKSLNLAGNQIRQINPNDFAGMTNLKELNLKRNRIKRVYGFNNLVNLERLWLCHNDIHRVDDMYSIGDATNLQEVTIENNPVSLAGDCVSFLVSYLPNLVMLSQMPISDQVRSAAMAWRRNKELSNGNQFNPNTDLTGIIRREEVISNARTNWELLRSQQVTTPSKNISSKLTSSSSSSQLCPADPEKNHIPESNRSSKPRQLSARSTKSTLNADKKKHRKCREKCDGNSEFSDFFRLPPIGQYQPPTECKTPSENTHSSGSSLGPNIDSSSSCYTSDDNEDPPRPASSQRNPETIAIRVPQVNEQPPLECEDVSYDLVLRKDYKEVQVVEDCSVPVETNLEEIATPIRKEDITSGEPSQSKDEDSGIDSKINSQSDKNSTISTNSVKSDSEFAPSNGNQSEKSGKTRNGNATNRRYMHGTLMRSQTARGRAPMYSLPSNHYNASNANNNQGSSAGANNAKQAKPVVEREREQGGDYLIEICGRYLNVYGLGALRFIDKQWNAQKANDVHTLNFSYVNFNNIAGILGRIKMRFPNAESFVFRETNINALGQLNALAELQGITTLTIDTEGNPICEKNWRPYAIYRLSHWGLKTINGIEITDSEIEQAQTEYIGLSDLVLWSLPESLLQPLLARLRLDETLSASKLSAKEWLMRADQSLKIVVGKEALQWKKSMAPSSNTLAATTSHQNPDQEYSLRDRGTMQLTMMIENTCNAVEKLQMLETLWPSLLLDIVRNTLLDYSQLDVYVKNLMAEIMK from the coding sequence ATTTACAGATCTTATAGTACGCTAAGCTCATCATATTTTAAGCGTATCAACGACCAAAAACATCATCATCGCATCAGTCGATTCCCGGAGCGGGGCCATCTTCAGCATCAACGATCCAAATCAACCTTATCAGCCTCGACAAAAACCTCTCAGAATGGAGTCTATCGTATTATTCGCGCCACCGAGGATCAAGAGAAGCTACCAGATCGTATAAACTATGATAGGAGGGGACTGACAGCTATTCCTATATTTGAAAATGAGAGCAATCTTAGGCTGCTTTCACTTCAGCATAACCTCATCAATGTTTTccacataccagatgagtcagCTTCTCAAAAAACAGGTTCCGACTGTGACACATCAGGAACCGAAAACGGAAAAGTTGCTTCGACGCCAACGGAAAATACAGGATCAGTGAAGCCACCAAAAGACGGATCTAACCCTAAGTTAGTTATTTCGGGATACGCACAAATACCAGAAGGAGTCGAATGCTTGAATTTAACTACATCTGGGGCCAATACTGTTGCAGTTCCACCAAGCTCTATCATTCCTTCCTCTCCAAACATGCTGTCCCCAAACACAGCATTGGCTAAACATTCGTTCGTTAAAAAATCTACGCTTCTACATGCTCATCAAAAATACAATACTCTTAAGAAGTCGAAAAGCTTCATGAACAATTATCCTCCTCACTTCAACACCGCTCTAAAGTATAACATACAACAAGGCTCTCCTCTAATGAGATATGGACCGACTGCGAGTATAGTAAACGTGACATCGTTCGGAGGTGAGGCAAACCATCATACCGCCCTTGAACAGGACACTGAAAAATGTAGTGAAGCTAATAGCATTCAGGACCTCAAAGTAAAGAATAACCAACTGAGCCCGTCTTACGGAATTACCTTCCAAAACCTTGTATTTCTTGACCTCTACGACAATCAAATcgagaaaatttcaaatttagatgGTTTGAAGAATCTCACTGTTCTCCTTCTCGGGAAAAATCGGATAACTGAAATAACAGGACTTGCTTCAGTAAAAAACACCCTTCGCGTATTGGATCTTCATGGCAACAAAATTGCAAACATTGTAAACAGGATCAACTGCCTGCAACACTTGAAGTCACTCAACTTGGCTGGGAACCAGATTCGTCAAATAAATCCAAATGATTTCGCAGGAATGACAAACCTGAAGGAATTGAACCTTAAACGAAATCGAATTAAGCGAGTGTACGGATTCAACAATTTAGTTAATTTAGAAAGGCTTTGGTTATGCCATAACGACATACATCGAGTCGATGACATGTACTCAATAGGAGACGCTACCAACTTGCAAGAAGTTACCATTGAGAATAATCCAGTGTCATTAGCGGGGGATTGCGTATCATTTCTAGTCAGTTACCTTCCAAACTTGGTAATGCTCAGCCAAATGCCCATCTCTGACCAAGTGCGTTCAGCTGCAATGGCATGGAGAAGAAATAAAGAGTTATCaaatgggaaccaattcaaCCCTAACACAGACCTAACTGGCATCATCAGAAGAGAAGAAGTTATTTCGAACGCCCGCACCAACTGGGAACTTCTACGATCTCAACAAGTTACAACCCCCAGTAAAAATATTTCATCAAAACTGACATCCAGCTCTAGTTCATCTCAACTTTGCCCCGCGGATCCTGAAAAAAACCACATTCCAGAAAGCAACCGTTCTTCCAAACCTCGGCAACTAAGCGCCAGGAGTACCAAATCCACATTAAACGCGGATAAGAAAAAGCATCGAAAATGCCGTGAAAAATGTGATGGAAATTCCGAGTTTTCAGATTTCTTTCGCCTGCCCCCAATTGGACAATATCAACCACCGACGGAGTGCAAAACCCCGTCAGAAAACACTCATTCATCTGGATCAAGTCTAGGGCCCAACATTGATTCATCGTCAAGCTGCTACACATCCGATGACAATGAAGATCCACCACGTCCAGCAAGTTCACAACGAAATCCTGAAACAATAGCAATACGCGTCCCACAAGTCAACGAACAGCCTCCCTTAGAATGTGAGGATGTATCATACGACCTAGTCCTCAGAAAAGATTACAAAGAAGTCCAAGTCGTTGAGGACTGTTCGGTGCCGGTGGAAACTAATCTTGAAGAAATCGCCACACCGATAAGGAAAGAAGATATAACATCAGGAGAGCCATCTCAAAGTAAAGATGAAGATTCTGGCATAGATTCAAAGATAAACAGCCAATCTGATAAAAATTCAACTATTTCGACGAACTCTGTTAAATCCGATTCCGAGTTTGCACCTTCTAATGGGAACCAAAGTGAAAAATCGGGGAAAACCCGTAATGGTAACGCAACAAATCGGCGGTATATGCATGGAACGTTGATGCGATCCCAAACAGCCCGAGGCAGAGCTCCTATGTATAGTTTACCCTCAAACCATTACAATGCATCGAATGCCAACAACAATCAAGGATCTTCTGCTGGAGCTAACAATGCCAAACAAGCTAAGCCTGTTGTGGAAAGAGAGCGTGAACAAGGAGGAGACTATCTTATTGAAATCTGCGGAAGATATTTGAACGTCTACGGCCTTGGTGCACTCAGATTTATCGACAAACAATGGAACGCCCAGAAAGCCAATGATGTCCACACGCTCAATTTCAGCTACGTCAATTTCAACAATATAGCGGGCATTCTTGGACGCATCAAAATGCGATTCCCTAACGcagaaagttttgtgtttcgcGAGACCAACATTAATGCCTTGGGGCAACTCAATGCTCTGGCGGAACTACAAGGAATAACAACTCTCACAATCGATACGGAAGGAAATCCTATTTGTGAAAAAAACTGGCGACCTTACGCTATATATCGCTTATCCCACTGGGGGTTGAAGACCATCAATGGCATAGAAATAACTGACAGTGAAATCGAGCAGGCCCAAACCGAATACATCGGCCTTTCAGACCTAGTGCTTTGGTCACTGCCTGAGTCACTTCTTCAGCCCCTATTGGCACGTTTGAGACTTGATGAAACCCTGTCGGCCAGCAAACTGTCAGCCAAAGAGTGGCTTATGCGCGCTGATCAGTCACTCAAAATTGTCGTAGGTAAAGaggcacttcagtggaaaaagtCGATGGCACCGTCTTCAAACACCCTTGCAGCAACTACCAGTCATCAGAATCCAGACCAGGAGTATAGTCTGCGAGATCGTGGCACCATGCAATTGACTATGATGATCGAAAATACGTGCAATGCCGTGGAGAAGCTACAAATGCTTGAAACACTCTGGCCCAGTTTATTATTAGATATAGTTAGAAACACGTTGTTAGACTATTCGCAATTAGATGTTTACGTTAAAAATCTGATGGCCGAAATAATGAAATGA